The following proteins are encoded in a genomic region of Blastopirellula marina:
- a CDS encoding GNAT family N-acetyltransferase has protein sequence MATDCPSSNALFATDKVSSFQAADWCVEQVTDLNTSDSLWSEWEQLAGSRLFLGPRWLMPWWRAYRAPGSQLLVLTVRNFQGELVGLAPWFLQRTWLSGQQIQSLGCGRACSDYMSILAKPQTEEAVLTAIADFVHHQLPQVDHIVLEGIEADNLTIRRFAQIMATQYGYQANDLECLDCFRLALPSDWETWIMQLSRSRRRRVRQLWRDQFESGHAAVRVAYDEATLAEGFEILVDLHQRRQNALGHAGSFSSKRFRDFLYEAAQLHLAAGQLRLQWVELEGKPVAAQLDLQDGEILLDYCSGIAIDCEFARPGWLGVTAAIRAAIENGRTTFDFLRGDESYKSHWRAEPVKMFHLELIPRTTKARTLAKLRASLAHAKSLAKRLLGRSAKPAQAEAGSEDDS, from the coding sequence ATGGCCACCGATTGCCCGTCCAGCAATGCCTTATTTGCTACGGACAAAGTTTCTTCGTTCCAGGCAGCCGATTGGTGTGTCGAGCAAGTCACCGATCTGAATACCTCGGATTCCCTCTGGTCCGAGTGGGAACAACTCGCCGGTTCGCGGTTGTTTCTCGGTCCTCGTTGGTTGATGCCGTGGTGGCGTGCCTATCGCGCTCCAGGTAGCCAACTATTGGTACTCACGGTACGTAACTTCCAAGGGGAACTGGTCGGTCTTGCGCCTTGGTTTTTGCAGCGAACTTGGTTGAGTGGCCAACAGATTCAATCGCTCGGCTGCGGACGCGCTTGCAGCGATTACATGTCGATCCTGGCCAAGCCGCAAACGGAAGAAGCCGTGCTAACCGCGATCGCGGACTTTGTGCATCATCAGCTTCCGCAGGTCGATCATATCGTGCTGGAAGGGATCGAAGCGGATAACCTAACGATCCGCCGCTTCGCACAGATCATGGCCACGCAGTACGGATACCAAGCGAATGATCTGGAATGTCTCGATTGCTTTCGACTGGCACTGCCCAGCGATTGGGAAACATGGATCATGCAGCTTTCACGGTCGCGACGTCGCCGCGTGCGACAGTTGTGGCGTGATCAGTTTGAATCAGGCCACGCCGCGGTACGAGTGGCCTACGATGAAGCGACACTTGCCGAAGGATTTGAGATTCTGGTCGATCTGCATCAACGACGCCAGAACGCACTGGGACATGCCGGATCGTTCTCGTCGAAGCGATTCCGCGACTTCCTTTACGAAGCCGCCCAACTGCATCTCGCTGCCGGACAACTACGCCTGCAATGGGTTGAACTGGAAGGGAAACCGGTTGCGGCGCAACTGGACCTGCAAGACGGGGAAATCCTCCTCGACTACTGTTCCGGAATCGCTATCGATTGCGAATTTGCTCGACCAGGCTGGTTGGGCGTAACCGCCGCCATTCGTGCTGCGATTGAAAATGGTCGAACAACGTTTGACTTCCTGCGTGGTGACGAAAGCTACAAAAGCCACTGGCGTGCCGAACCGGTTAAGATGTTTCACCTGGAATTGATACCACGCACGACCAAAGCGCGCACACTGGCGAAACTTCGTGCTTCACTTGCTCATGCCAAGTCACTTGCCAAGCGGCTTCTCGGACGATCGGCAAAACCCGCACAAGCAGAAGCGGGCAGCGAAGACGATTCGTAA
- a CDS encoding VIT1/CCC1 transporter family protein produces the protein MKITPEQLAEQHTDEAIAARIAGPSADDYAGDFVLGGVDGAVTTFAIVAGVAGASYGVAVAIVLGIANLLADGFSMAISNYLKARSDQMQLKKYRSLETMHIQRVPEREREEIRQIFAAKGFEGELLESVVDTICEDKRRWVDTMLVEEWGLRLQPPTPWKAGLVTFTGFCLAGSIPLLPLPLVQLGWSPNTIFLTSALLTGAAFILIGIFRAKVEQEGQLTAVTETLVTGGCAAAIAYGVGVGLHSLFGTTL, from the coding sequence ATGAAGATCACGCCTGAACAGTTGGCCGAGCAACACACCGACGAGGCAATCGCTGCCCGCATCGCTGGCCCTTCCGCTGACGACTACGCCGGTGACTTCGTCTTGGGAGGCGTCGACGGCGCGGTCACTACGTTCGCCATCGTCGCTGGTGTGGCCGGAGCGAGCTATGGAGTCGCCGTGGCAATCGTGCTGGGAATTGCCAACCTGCTTGCTGATGGGTTCAGCATGGCCATCAGCAATTATCTCAAGGCCCGCAGCGATCAGATGCAACTGAAGAAATATCGCTCCTTGGAAACGATGCACATTCAGCGGGTGCCTGAACGCGAACGAGAAGAAATCCGCCAAATCTTTGCCGCGAAAGGGTTCGAGGGAGAACTACTCGAAAGCGTTGTCGATACGATCTGCGAAGACAAACGGCGGTGGGTCGATACCATGCTGGTCGAAGAGTGGGGACTGCGTCTGCAACCTCCTACACCCTGGAAAGCTGGCCTGGTGACGTTCACTGGCTTCTGCCTAGCCGGATCGATTCCACTACTTCCGCTTCCTTTGGTGCAACTAGGCTGGTCGCCGAACACGATCTTTCTGACCAGCGCGCTACTAACCGGTGCGGCGTTTATTCTGATTGGGATCTTCCGCGCAAAGGTCGAGCAAGAAGGGCAACTGACTGCCGTCACCGAAACGCTCGTCACCGGAGGATGTGCAGCGGCAATCGCATACGGCGTGGGCGTTGGACTGCACAGTTTGTTTGGAACAACACTTTAA